The Thermococcus sibiricus MM 739 DNA window TTTATGAAGTTCTCAACTCCCACCTTCTCTTCTATATCTTTCTTGTATTTCAATCCTAGGGCCTGTTCAACTTTAACTTCTATTGGAAGGCCATGCATATCAAACCCTGGTTGTCTTCTAACATTGTACCCTTGCATGCTTCTGAAACGTATGACCATGTCTTTTATTATTTTGTTCCATGCAGTACCTAAATGAATGGCACCACTTACATATGGGGGTCCATCAAGGAAATAATAATCAGGGCCAGTTTCTCGGGCTTTTTTTACTTTATTGTAGATTTCATTTTCCTTCCAGAGCTTTTCTATTTTTTCTTCTAAGACCTGTGGATTATATTCTTTCATCTCTGGCTCTTTTATCATATCAAAAACCTCCTACAGTTTATAGAATAGACTATGTTAGTAGAATAGCCCAAGGAATCATGGGCAAAATGCAAAGCAAAGGATAAAACACTCCCCCCTCATGGGCATCGGTCAAAATTGTGGGGTTTTGTTTATAAATCTTTTGCCAAAACTTAACAACAAATAATGAAAAACAAGCGTAAGTATTCGCTTCTGTAAGTCTCTCTTCTTCGGGCCTCCCCCTTAACTTCAATATTAACTCTTTGGTGTTAAAACTGGAGATAATTTTATAAACCTCGCTAAGATACTCATCTACACTTTAATATCTCGGTGAAAAGCATGAATGAGATCCTTTATCTTTTGGTATCATTTGGAGTTATCATCGGATTCATCAGACTAAGGATAAACATCGGGATATCAATACTTCTAGGATCTCTCCTTTTGGGAGTTCTTTTTGGTTTAGGTCCCAAAAAACTTCTCACTTCTCTTTATATTTCCTCAACTGAATGGTCTACAATGCGGCTTATTATAATTATAGTTTCTATAACGGCTCTAACTGGCATCTTTTCTCAAATAGGATACCTAAAACTAATGGAAAAGGCCACAAAAGATCTTTTCCCAAATGAAAAATATTCTCTAGCCGCCCTTCCTGCTTTAATAGGATTACTACCAATGCCTGCTGGAGCCTTAGTTTCTGCCCCTATGATAGAAACCATCGCTGATAAACTTAATGTCTCACCAGAGAGAAAAACCATCATCAATTACTGGTTCAGGCACATTTGGGAACACTCTTGGCCCATGTATCAAGCGATAATAATCGCATCAGCCATTTTAGATATAAGTGTTAGAGAATTTAGCACTAAAATGTTTTTGTTAACACTAGTTATGGTCTTAATTGGATACCTTTTTTTCCTGCGACCAATAAAATCACAAGAAGATAAAAATAAAAATACAAAAAAGGGATTAAAGCTATTTCTTAAAAGCACCTACCCCATTATGGTAATAATCCTCGTCTCCATTGTTTTAGGTTATGATATGGTCTATGGTGCCCTTATTGGATTCTTATCCGCTTTAATACCTCACTTTAATAAGATAAACCATAAAGAAGTCGTGAAATATGCACTTCAACCAAAAATAATATTTCTCCTGTTTTCCGTTATGTATTTCAAGAAGCTCCTAGAGGTCACCGGAGCTGTTGAAGCCCTACCCAAAACA harbors:
- a CDS encoding TIGR00529 family membrane protein; translated protein: MNEILYLLVSFGVIIGFIRLRINIGISILLGSLLLGVLFGLGPKKLLTSLYISSTEWSTMRLIIIIVSITALTGIFSQIGYLKLMEKATKDLFPNEKYSLAALPALIGLLPMPAGALVSAPMIETIADKLNVSPERKTIINYWFRHIWEHSWPMYQAIIIASAILDISVREFSTKMFLLTLVMVLIGYLFFLRPIKSQEDKNKNTKKGLKLFLKSTYPIMVIILVSIVLGYDMVYGALIGFLSALIPHFNKINHKEVVKYALQPKIIFLLFSVMYFKKLLEVTGAVEALPKTIIELNLPVVLVIALTPFLIGLMTGISFAYVGMAFPLLLPFFTSFDKIALAYLSGYMGMLFSPIHLCLVFSAEYYNADLGKVYREMLLPGLVLFLLGVAYISFLL